A window of the Gossypium hirsutum isolate 1008001.06 chromosome A03, Gossypium_hirsutum_v2.1, whole genome shotgun sequence genome harbors these coding sequences:
- the LOC107886327 gene encoding uncharacterized protein isoform X3, with product MTPRSDRPTRETKVVERYSAPSVARSSSFKKKEHPFSFSLRELMSGMEVAKDQELVDGTVAQESGKSMPSSQQEVLIQALRPKLQELRRKEDAIARGDRDSV from the exons ATGACACCTAGAAGTGATAGGCCTACAAGGGAAACGAAAGTCGTAGAAAGGTATTCAGCTCCTTCTGTTGCAAGGTCTTCCTCGTTTAAGAAAAAAGAACACCCTTTCAGTTTCAGTTTGAGG GAACTGATGTCAGGCATGGAGGTCGCCAAAGATCAAGAACTAGTAGACGGAACTGTTGCACAGGAATCTGGAAAATCCATGCCGTCATCTCAACAGGAG GTATTAATTCAAGCCCTCCGTCCCAAATTGCAG GAGTTGAGAAGGAAAGAGGATGCAATAGCACGAG GTGACCGAGATTCCgtttaa
- the LOC107886327 gene encoding uncharacterized protein isoform X1, with protein MTPRSDRPTRETKVVERYSAPSVARSSSFKKKEHPFSFSLRLDGCKELMSGMEVAKDQELVDGTVAQESGKSMPSSQQEVLIQALRPKLQELRRKEDAIARGDRDSV; from the exons ATGACACCTAGAAGTGATAGGCCTACAAGGGAAACGAAAGTCGTAGAAAGGTATTCAGCTCCTTCTGTTGCAAGGTCTTCCTCGTTTAAGAAAAAAGAACACCCTTTCAGTTTCAGTTTGAGG TTGGACGGTTGCAAGGAACTGATGTCAGGCATGGAGGTCGCCAAAGATCAAGAACTAGTAGACGGAACTGTTGCACAGGAATCTGGAAAATCCATGCCGTCATCTCAACAGGAG GTATTAATTCAAGCCCTCCGTCCCAAATTGCAG GAGTTGAGAAGGAAAGAGGATGCAATAGCACGAG GTGACCGAGATTCCgtttaa
- the LOC107886327 gene encoding uncharacterized protein isoform X2, translating into MTPRSDRPTRETKVVERYSAPSVARSSSFKKKEHPFSFSLRLDGCKELMSGMEVAKDQELVDGTVAQESGKSMPSSQQEVLIQALRPKLQVTEIPFNNFLYCWNKS; encoded by the exons ATGACACCTAGAAGTGATAGGCCTACAAGGGAAACGAAAGTCGTAGAAAGGTATTCAGCTCCTTCTGTTGCAAGGTCTTCCTCGTTTAAGAAAAAAGAACACCCTTTCAGTTTCAGTTTGAGG TTGGACGGTTGCAAGGAACTGATGTCAGGCATGGAGGTCGCCAAAGATCAAGAACTAGTAGACGGAACTGTTGCACAGGAATCTGGAAAATCCATGCCGTCATCTCAACAGGAG GTATTAATTCAAGCCCTCCGTCCCAAATTGCAG GTGACCGAGATTCCgtttaacaattttctttattGCTGGAACAAGTCTTAA
- the LOC107888046 gene encoding MLP-like protein 31, with amino-acid sequence MAQIRRMDCKVEVKSSADRFFDAFNTKAHLMPKMSTRLISDVKLLQGDWNSLGSVRMWDYASQGKSAACKEVRENVDEKNRTIIYSILEGEISNYYKTWKSTLNVTPNGEGSLAKWTIEYEKKNDHVPEPLNYCDFYAIWSKDVDAYLLNAK; translated from the exons ATGGCTCAAATTAGGAGGATGGATTGCAAGGTTGAGGTCAAGTCCTCAGCTGATAGGTTCTTTGATGCTTTCAACACCAAAGCTCACCTCATGCCAAAGATGTCCACTCGTCTTATTTCTGATGTAAAACTTCTTCAGGGTGATTGGAATTCTCTAGGATCTGTCAGAATGTGGGATTATGCTTCCCAAG GTAAGTCTGCGGCTTGTAAGGAAGTTCGAGAAAACGTGGACGAAAAGAACAGGACGATTATTTACAGTATATTGGAGGGTGAAATCTCGAATTACTACAAGACCTGGAAGTCCACCCTTAATGTCACACCGAATGGAGAGGGAAGCTTGGCGAAAtggaccatcgaatatgaaaagaaaaatgacCACGTCCCTGAGCCACTCAACTACTGCGATTTCTACGCCATCTGGTCCAAGGATGTTGATGCTTACCTTCTCAATGccaaatga
- the LOC107888045 gene encoding probable calcium-binding protein CML25 gives MGFGSILSREKKQNPSNPVASSSPMRTQLEELELVFKRFDINGDGKISSSELGSVLGSLGLQPSEDELLKIIKEIDTDGDGFIDFKEFVELNTKGVDSNKVLENLKDAFLVYDIDGNGFITAEELHQVFKSLGDECSIMECRKMISGVDKDGNGMIDFEEFKVMMMAGARS, from the coding sequence ATGGGATTTGGGTCGATTTTGAGTAGGGAAAAGAAGCAAAATCCCTCAAATCCAGTTGCTTCTTCATCTCCAATGCGAACCCAACTTGAAGAACTGGAACTAGTTTTCAAAAGGTTCGACATCAATGGCGACGGTAAGATCTCATCTTCGGAGCTTGGTTCCGTCTTGGGTTCTCTCGGCCTACAACCCTCCGAAGATGAACTCCTGAAAATAATCAAAGAAATCGACACTGATGGTGATGGGTTCATAGATTTCAAGGAGTTTGTGGAGCTGAACACCAAAGGAGTGGACTCAAACAAGGTTCTGGAGAACCTGAAGGATGCTTTCTTGGTGTATGATATTGACGGGAATGGGTTTATTACGGCCGAGGAACTTCACCAAGTTTTCAAAAGCCTCGGAGATGAATGCTCGATCATGGAATGTAGGAAGATGATAAGTGGAGTGGATAAGGATGGAAATGGGATGATTGATTTCGAAGAGTTTAAGGTTATGATGATGGCCGGCGCTAGATCTTAA